TTGGTTCGATGATTTTTGATCAAGCTACGAGATTCTTTGGAGTTTTTTATCCAGATTCACCATTTTTCAAGATCTGGCAGATTATTACCTACATGTTTATGCATGGAGGTTTTGGCCATATTTTCTTCAATATGTTTGCGTTGGTGATGTTTGGTGCTGTTATTGAGCGAATTTTGGGTCCGAAGCGCTTTCTGAACTATTATTTAATTTGTGGTTTAGGGGCTTTGGTTTTGCAATATGGTGTCCAAGCATTCGAGGTTTATAACATTGCTGGCACTGTTAAAGCATCTCAATTCTTGAACTTCAACTATACTACTGGTATGGTTTCAACGAATTTACCGATTACACAAGATCAATTAGGCACATTACTTTCGATTTACGGCACACCATTGGTAGGTGCTTCAGGGGCGATTTACGGGTTGCTTTTGGCATATGGGTATTTATTTCCAAATGCAGAGCTTATGTTGATCTTTTTACCGGTTCCTATTAAGGCTAAATACTTTATTCCCATTCTGATTGTCATTGAAATTGTTTTGGGTTTTTCGAGTTCAGGCTCATCAATTGCCCACTTGGCACATGTTGGAGGAGCCTTATTTGGGTTTATTCTTTTAAAAATGTGGGGAATAAAAAGAACAAATTATTATTAAGATTGTCTCGATAGATATGAAAAAGGAAAGTGGATTAAAAATGTTCTTCAGGACAACCTATCAAACAGGTTCTCCAATTCCTTATATACTATCTATTCAGATTATTCTATTCGTCCTACTTCATATTGCTGATTTATTAGTTGACCTAGGCGTGATTAGCTTTCCGCTTTATGATTGGATGTTGACCAACTTGACTCTTCCGAATACATTTTCGGAGTTTATTTTGCGTCCATGGACGTTGGTTACCTATCCATTCGTCTACGACGGTTTATTCCGGATTGTATTCGATTGTCTTTGGTTATATTGGATGGGTACAACTTTTCTGAATTTTCTAAACAAGCGGCAATTACTGACCGTTTTCTTTGTTTCATTTTTCTTGAGCGGGTTGAGTTTTCTGGCTTTATCGCAGGTTGAATTTTTGGCTAAGGGGCCTTATTCTTCTTTGTTTTCGAATTCGATGGGATTGGCTTCTTTGGTTGCGAGCATAATGGTTTTGGTTCCGAATTTGGAGATCAGATTGTTTTTGTTTGGGACTGTTCGTTTTCGGACCATTGCTATTGTTTTCTTTTCATTAGAGATTTTATTTTACTTGTTTGCTAATCGAGCTGCGGCAGCAACCTTTCCTATTGCGATTTTATGGGGAGCGATATTCATGTATCAATTACAGGCGGGAAATGATTTGAGCAAGTGGTTTGTTTTTCAACGAAAGAAGAAACTTCGGGTGGTCCATCCTGTCAAAAAAGTTCCTACTTACCGTAGCTACAAAGGAGATCTTCCAAACCAGGAAGTTATAGATGAAATTTTGGATAAAATTTCTCAAAATGGATACGAAAGTCTATCTTCACGGGAAAAAGAAATCCTATTTAGGATAAGTAGAGAAGAGCAAGAATAATGTTAATCAAAAAGAAGAATCTCGGTTTTTTTAGCAAGACCATTATGCTGGGCAACCTAGCTGCTATAGTTGCTCTTTTTGTATGTTATTCAGCTTCTATTATCAATCCCAAATCCTTTTGGCCGAGTTCGTTTTTAGGGTTAGGCTATTTACCCATCTTATTGATTAATTTAGGTTTTATCTTTTACTGGATTTTACGGAAACCTAAGTATTCTTTGTTTTCCCTTATTGCTATTTTAATAGGTTGGAATTTAATGACGAAGCATGTCACGTTCAATTCTGTTGAACCACGGACAAAGAACGATTCATCTTTGCGGGTTATGACTTACAATGTGCATATGTTTGAATCTGTTGAGAAAACTGAGACGCCTGCTAAGGATGTTTTCACGGAAATCATCAAAGATGTTGATCCCGATGTGCTCTGCTTGCAGGAGTTCAGCAGTACGATCAAAGGGAACAAAAAATTCAGTGAGAAGATCAAATCTCACAATAATTTTGACAGCTATTATTTTGCTCCTTCGCAACAGAATGAATACAATGCCTATGGGCAGGTTATTTTTTCTAAGTTTCCGATTATCAATTCGGGTTTGATCAAGAAGAATGAATATGGTATCAACCGGATTATTTATGTTGACATTGTTAAGAACGAGGATACGGTAAGGGTATATAACGTTCATTTACGTTCCTTTGGTCTTCAGAGTGAAGACAAGGAATTCATTCAGAATCCGAAAACTGGAGATGGTACGGAAGAGACCAAAACAAAGCGTGTTGGCAGAAAATTAAAATGGGCATTTGAACAGCGCAGCGACCAGGCTGAATCTTTGTTTGATCATATTGAAGAAACGAAATATCCCAAGATTGTTATGGGCGACTTTAATGATACGCCTATGTCCTATTCGGTTAATTTAATAGGAAAAGATCTGAAAAATGCATTTCAGGAAAAGGGAAATGGTTGGGGTGTTACCCATTATGAGTTATTGCCCATTCTTCAGATTGATTACATTTTCTGTGAAAAGAACTTTACAGTTAACAATTATCAGGTGGTGAAGAAGAAGATGTCTGACCACTACCCTATTTATGCAGACATCAGTCTTAATTAATAGGTTTATTAGGAATTATTGTTGACGACTCCAAGCTGGGCCAATGCAGATTCTATGAAGGCGTCATATCTATTTTTCACTTTGAAATAAGCCTCTCTTCCGAAATAATACCTTCCCAAAAGCGCTTCAATATCACTTTGTATGAGGTCGTGCAAATCTCTTTGTTTCCCAGCGGATATATTCCAACCTCGATCGGTCAAGAATTTAATAAAGCTATTGTATTCTGTTCTTGGGAGGTTATATCCCTGGAGAAAGTTCTCGATTGAATAAGCTGGTAATTTTTTGGTGAATCGGCTGTATACAAATTGTTCTATCAGACTGGACTGTACAAGGTCTTTATACAAAAGACTCACCTCATTAGAATCCACTGGTATTATTATATCTGGCACAATACCACCACCGCTATACAATTTTTTTCCGAGTTTGGTTTGGTAAGCCTGTGCATGAGCATAGGTTGTATCAAGAGACCATAAACCACTGTACATGGATACATAGTCATTCATAATAGACCAATTTGGGCTATACTTACGTTGGATGCTACGTCCTAGAGGGGTGTAATATCTAGCTATACTGAGGTTAATTGTAGAGCCGTCTGAGAAGTCGAACAGTTCTTGCACAGTTGCCTTACCGTAAGTCCTTCTACCTATAATTGTACCTCTATCCCAATCTTGTACAGCGCCGGATACGACTTCACTGGCTGAGGCGGTTCTTTCATTGACTAATACCACCAATCGTCCGTGGTCATAGCTACCTTTTCCTTCGGAAAGATAATCCTGTCTGGCTTCATGAGCTCCTTCGGTATATACCATGAGTCGCTGATCAGGAAAGAATTCGCTGGCCATCTTAATGGCAATGTGAAAATATCCACCACCATTGTCCCTAAGGTCCAATATTAGACTTTTCGCACCTTGTTTTTTAAGGTCAATAATTGCATTTTTAAATTCTTCAGCAGTTTTCAGGGAAAATCTTCTTATTCTTATAAACCCTATGGTTGGTTTAATAAGATAGGCTACGTCAAGAGAGCTGACATTTATCTGATCACGAACAGCTTTTAATGGCGTTGGCATTATTGCAGAATCACGTTCTATTATCATCTGCACTGTTGACCCTCTTTTTCCACGCATTAATTTTTCTACTTCTTCTTTAGACACTGAATGGCCAGCAATGTCTCTTTTTCCGATCTTAAGGATTCTATCTCCTACTTTAAATCCACCTTTATCTGCGGGCCCGTTTGTAATAACGCCTACTACCAATAAGGTATCGTTTAGGTTGAAGTATTCCATTCCAATTCCTTCAAATGTACCTTCCAAGACCTCTGTTTGGGTTTGGGATTCATTTGGGGTCAAGAAGGTTGAATATGGGTCAAGATGGGATATAATATGGTTTATTGCTCCATTCTGAACTGAGTCCATATTAATGCTATCTACATATCGATTTGAAATAAGATCGACTACCTGTTGTATTTTATAGGAGTTATCTGATAATCCAATAGGCACAAGAGATCCTCCGGTATTGAATCCTTGTTGGTCAGAGTAATTCTGTCCGAGGATCAATCCCAATAGAAGAGTAGCAGCATATGTTGCTGCGACAAAGATATTTCGTTTTCTACCTTTTTGCATTTACGGTCTGGTCCGCAAAATTAATGACTTAACAATTTGTTTAAAAGAAAATTATAACAATTATTTTATAACAATTAACAGTCCAAAAAGTAGGTTAACAGGTAATAATTCCGCAATTTTCAATAATTTTACAGATAGATGCATGAATTAGAACCATATTACAACTGGCGCGACTATTATATAGCAGCAGAAGATGAGCGAAGTCCATTTTATGGGACTATTTATAGTGAGTTTGAATACGATAAGAAAATCTACAATTATCTACTTCATCCGCAATGGGATTACTTTGGCTCCCAGACTTTATACCTTAAGATTATCTATGCAGATTATGATAAAGGATATTGCATTATAGAGTTTATTGGGGAATGGAACGATGCCATTTATAATGATATTATGGTACTTAAGCGTGAGCTTATTGACTTATTGATCGATGAAGGAATTACGAAATTCATTCTTATTGGAGAGAATATCTTGAATTTTCATGCTTCTGATGATTCCTATTATGAGGAATGGTTCAATGATATTGAAGATGGATGGATTGCGGGGATCAATTTCCGCGACCATGTGGTGAAGGAGTTTCAAGATAATCACATTGATTATTTTATCAACTTTGGGGAATACCTGAATAATTTTCCATGGCGAACATTAAAGCCCAAACAGGTTTATCACCATATTGAGGAACATATTCAGAAAAGGCTTTCCTGACCTAAAATAAAGAATAATAGCGTCAGTCGCTATTTTTTTTCATTTTGGACAGGAACTACAAGAGTTCCATGTTTTAATTTTCCTTTTCTTTTGGCAAAAATCATTATAAATCTGCTGTATTTTGAATATAGGTTATTAAAAGATTTGCTTATGAAAATCAACAGTCCTAAATTTGCCTATCACAAAATTTGTAATTATGTCATTCAGAATAGAAAAAGATACGATGGGTGAGGTTCAGGTTCCAGCTGACAAGTACTGGGGTGCCCAAACTGAACGTTCAAGAAACAACTTTAAGATTGGTCCATCGGGTTCGATGCCACATGAGATTGTTGAGGGTTTTGCATATTTAAAGAAAGCTGCTGCTTATGCTAACTGCGAGTTAGGAGTTTTATCTGTTGAGAAGCGAGATGCTATCGCTGCTGTGTGCGATGAAATCTTAGCTGGCAAATTAGACGATCAATTTCCATTGGTTATTTGGCAGACAGGATCTGGGACACAATCGAACATGAATGTAAATGAAGTTGTTGCGAACCGTGCTCAAGTATTGGCTGGCGGAAAGATTGGTGAAGGGGAGCCTGTTCTGAAGGCAAATGATGACGTTAATAAATCACAATCTTCGAATGATACCTTCCCAACAGGAATGCACATTGCTGCTTATAAGGCTGTTGTTGAAGTTACGATCCCTGGTGTTGAGAAACTTCGTGATACGTTAAAGAAAAAATCTGACGAGTTCATGAATGTTGTAAAGATTGGCCGTACACACTTGATGGATGCTACTCCACTTACATTGGGTCAAGAACTTTCGGGTTATGTTGCTCAACTGAATTATGGTATCAAGGCTGTCAAAAACACATTAGCTCACCTTTCAGAATTAGCATTAGGGGGTACAGCTGTTGGTACAGGATTGAATACACCAAAAGGGTATGATGTTTTAGTTGCGAAATATATTGCTGAATTTACAGGTTTGCCATTTGTAACTGCGGAGAACAAATTTGAGGCTTTGGCTTCTCATGATGCTATCGTAGAGACGCATGGTGCCTTGAAACAATTAGCAGTTGCATTGAATAAGATTGCGAATGACATTCGTATGTTAGCCTCAGGTCCACGTTCAGGTATTGGGGAAATTTTGATTCCTGAGAATGAGCCAGGTTCTTCCATTATGCCGGGTAAAGTAAACCCAACTCAATGTGAGGCATTGACTATGGTTGCTGCTCAAGTAATGGGTAATGATGTAGCCATCACTATTGGCGGGACTCAAGGTCATTATGAGCTCAATGTTTTCAAACCCGTTATGGCAGCTAACTTTTTACAATCAGCAAGATTGATCGGTGATGCCTGTGTTTCGTTTGAGGAGCATTGTGCGGTTGGTATTGAGCCAAATTACGAACGTATCAAACAGCTTGTTGACAACTCATTGATGTTGGTTACAGCATTGAACACCAAAATTGGTTATTATAAAGCTGCTGAGATTGCTCAAACAGCACATAAGAACAATTCAACATTAAAAGAAACAGCTATCCAATTAGGCTATGTTACAGCCGAGGAGTTTGACGAATGGGTTAAGCCTGAAGAAATGGTAGGTAGCTTAAAATAATATAGTGAACAAAAGAAATACTACATATTCTCAATTAAGAGCATACCTATCTATTTTGGTAGGTATGCTTTTTCTTTTTGCAAGTTGTCAACGACATTCAGATATGCAGGGAGAGGGAGCGGATTACCTTCAAGGTATTTGGGTACAAGACAGTATTCCGGGTCAGGATGAAATGCTGAATTATACATTATATCAGCTGAAGTTCACTTGTGATTCGGTATATGCCGAGATGCGCGTGCATAATAAAGTACAGAGTATCCCTGACAGCTGTTATAATGGTGGTGAGTGGAAGGAATACGCCAAAGGTGTTTATTCCATCCGAGTTGACAGCATGATTGTTGATGGTGTTTATACAAAAGAAAACGGCAAACAAAAGATTTCAGGTTGTCATAAACAAGGGGTCTTTGGCCCAAGGCTTTTGATCAAATCTACTAGTAAGGATAGTTTAGTACTGGAGAACAAGTTTGACAGCAGGCCAATTGTATTGCGGAAGATTGCTGATATTACTTGTGTTCCTAAGAAGAGATGGGAATTGTAGGTGGTCGGTGGAGACACCGACCACGGCAACGATCAATTAAGTGGTCGGTGGGGACACCGACCACGGCTTGGTTGGACACCGACCATACCGTTGAAAAATATAAAAGCCGAGAAAAACCTCGGCTTTTATATTTATGTTGAAGATCAATTAATTGATCAATCTGGTATCATCTGATGATTTCAGGATATGGTTTTTGAGTTCTGTTTCAGCCTGTAATAGTTCACCTTCGGCAACTTTACGTTTTTCACGACCTTCACGTTGAATTCTCAGCACTTCTTCTATGGTTGTAATGATATCGGTATTTGCTTTTTTGATGGTATCCATATCGATTATTCCACGTTCGGTTTCTTTAGCAACATTGATGGTTGCATCTTTTAGCATTTCAGAGTTTCTCTTCAGCAATTCATTGGTTGCATCAGTGATTGCTCTTTGTGCTTCCAATGCGCTTTGAGCGTGAGCGATTCCTAAAGTCAATACCATTTGATTTTTCCATAAAGGGAGGGTATTAACTATACTGGACTGGATTTTTTCCATCAGCGAGCTACTGTTGCTTTGTATCATCCTGATTTGAGGCGCTGTTTGCAGAACCACCATTCTAGTTAGCTTCAAATCATGGACTTTGCGTTCAAAACGCACGACATGCTGTTCCATGTCTTTATACTCTTGTACTTTGTGCTGATCTCCAGTAGCTTCTGCTTCTGCCTTCAATGCTGGCAAAGTAGTATTCAACACTTCTTGCAGTTTTTCCTCTCCTGCTTGAATATGCAGAGATAGGTCTTTGAAATACTGTTGGTTTTGAACAAAAAGTTTATCAAAGATATTGACATCCTTAGCCAAGTTTTTATAATGGCCTTCGAGTTTCAATTCAATCGAGTGAATATTTTTTTCTACGGATGCATATTCAGTTCTCATTCTTCCGATTTTCTTTTTGATATTATCAAAGAAAGGGATTAATGGTTTTTTATTAACCTTATCATCAAATTCACGGATTTCAGATCTGAGGTTTACCAAAATGTCTTCAGCTCCGCCCAGATCTTTAGTTCTGACCTGTTTCAAAATTTCATTGGAGAAATTGCTCACATTACTTTGCGCCCCTACCCCAAACTGTATGATATCCGTTGTGGATGTCAGATTAATTTTGTCTTTATATTGTTTAATAAGTTGTTTTTCCTCGTCAGTAAAATTAACTTTTACCTCTGAGGGCTTATTCTGGTTTTTGATCATCATCTAGATGTGTCAAATCTAAGTTTGCCATATTATTCTTTTAAAAGGTTTTCTACTTTTGAGTGTTTGGATATACACATCTGTTTCGGCAGATACATCCAACATTCCCATTTTAAATTGATTTGTTACTTCCTGTTCCACTGCTACCGCAGCTTGTCTAATGACCTCTTCAAGTTTTCTTTTAGATTCAAAAGTGACTGTATTATTTAATTTTGCATTTTCTAATTCATCATATTGCATCAATACGTTCACAATTGTCGAGTGTCTTACCAAAAATTTCTCAGCTTCTCTTTTGTCTTTTTTCTCGAGCAATTGAAATAGTCGGAGAATATTATCGATATCCTTATGAATTTTTGTGTTGTCAATTTCTTTTCTCCAGTGGAGTAATCTTTCCACAAAAAACTGGGGTGTGTCTATTGTTGGAGCCGACAATTCGATTCTTTTCATTGAATCTGCAGATGCTATCCAATGTAGATCGCGGACTTCCGCGAGTTCCAATCTCTTCAGGTAAGGTTTTGCTTGATTCAACAATAAAGCATTACCTACAATATAAGACAGTACAGATCCACCTAATGTCAACAACATTGCTTGGCTCAATGCCCCAAAGAACATAACAAAAGAAAACAGGAGTCCTAACTCGACTGCCAAAAGCAGCCAAGCCGTTATCATCCAAGTTCTAACTTTCGCTTTCTTTGCCTGCGACATCATCACCAAAGGGTGCACATGTATCGGCAAAGGCAGGAATAGCAGGATGGAAAAAAATGTCCACATCAGTTGCCTTATCTCCCAAGGTCTACTTTTTTTCGTTGCCCAACCCATTCTCTAAATTTAATTATTTTTATAAAAATACACCAATTCTTATTCCAATGTAAACATTCCCTGTCACTATTAGGTGATTGGCACAAAAAGTCCTGTCATTACGTCATTTTTGTCGGTGAAACTTCCACTAAACCTTGGATTAATCTTATTGTTATTTTGTACGGGATTGTTTTTTCCCACCTTGACACTAACCAGGCTATAAAACTGATATTGA
The Sphingobacterium daejeonense genome window above contains:
- a CDS encoding fumarate hydratase, translated to MNKRNTTYSQLRAYLSILVGMLFLFASCQRHSDMQGEGADYLQGIWVQDSIPGQDEMLNYTLYQLKFTCDSVYAEMRVHNKVQSIPDSCYNGGEWKEYAKGVYSIRVDSMIVDGVYTKENGKQKISGCHKQGVFGPRLLIKSTSKDSLVLENKFDSRPIVLRKIADITCVPKKRWEL
- a CDS encoding rhomboid family intramembrane serine protease, yielding MKKESGLKMFFRTTYQTGSPIPYILSIQIILFVLLHIADLLVDLGVISFPLYDWMLTNLTLPNTFSEFILRPWTLVTYPFVYDGLFRIVFDCLWLYWMGTTFLNFLNKRQLLTVFFVSFFLSGLSFLALSQVEFLAKGPYSSLFSNSMGLASLVASIMVLVPNLEIRLFLFGTVRFRTIAIVFFSLEILFYLFANRAAAATFPIAILWGAIFMYQLQAGNDLSKWFVFQRKKKLRVVHPVKKVPTYRSYKGDLPNQEVIDEILDKISQNGYESLSSREKEILFRISREEQE
- a CDS encoding rhomboid family intramembrane serine protease, whose translation is MNNLLGNLPTVTKNLLIINIVCFIGSMIFDQATRFFGVFYPDSPFFKIWQIITYMFMHGGFGHIFFNMFALVMFGAVIERILGPKRFLNYYLICGLGALVLQYGVQAFEVYNIAGTVKASQFLNFNYTTGMVSTNLPITQDQLGTLLSIYGTPLVGASGAIYGLLLAYGYLFPNAELMLIFLPVPIKAKYFIPILIVIEIVLGFSSSGSSIAHLAHVGGALFGFILLKMWGIKRTNYY
- a CDS encoding toxic anion resistance protein, with the protein product MMIKNQNKPSEVKVNFTDEEKQLIKQYKDKINLTSTTDIIQFGVGAQSNVSNFSNEILKQVRTKDLGGAEDILVNLRSEIREFDDKVNKKPLIPFFDNIKKKIGRMRTEYASVEKNIHSIELKLEGHYKNLAKDVNIFDKLFVQNQQYFKDLSLHIQAGEEKLQEVLNTTLPALKAEAEATGDQHKVQEYKDMEQHVVRFERKVHDLKLTRMVVLQTAPQIRMIQSNSSSLMEKIQSSIVNTLPLWKNQMVLTLGIAHAQSALEAQRAITDATNELLKRNSEMLKDATINVAKETERGIIDMDTIKKANTDIITTIEEVLRIQREGREKRKVAEGELLQAETELKNHILKSSDDTRLIN
- the fumC gene encoding class II fumarate hydratase — translated: MSFRIEKDTMGEVQVPADKYWGAQTERSRNNFKIGPSGSMPHEIVEGFAYLKKAAAYANCELGVLSVEKRDAIAAVCDEILAGKLDDQFPLVIWQTGSGTQSNMNVNEVVANRAQVLAGGKIGEGEPVLKANDDVNKSQSSNDTFPTGMHIAAYKAVVEVTIPGVEKLRDTLKKKSDEFMNVVKIGRTHLMDATPLTLGQELSGYVAQLNYGIKAVKNTLAHLSELALGGTAVGTGLNTPKGYDVLVAKYIAEFTGLPFVTAENKFEALASHDAIVETHGALKQLAVALNKIANDIRMLASGPRSGIGEILIPENEPGSSIMPGKVNPTQCEALTMVAAQVMGNDVAITIGGTQGHYELNVFKPVMAANFLQSARLIGDACVSFEEHCAVGIEPNYERIKQLVDNSLMLVTALNTKIGYYKAAEIAQTAHKNNSTLKETAIQLGYVTAEEFDEWVKPEEMVGSLK
- a CDS encoding endonuclease/exonuclease/phosphatase family protein → MLGNLAAIVALFVCYSASIINPKSFWPSSFLGLGYLPILLINLGFIFYWILRKPKYSLFSLIAILIGWNLMTKHVTFNSVEPRTKNDSSLRVMTYNVHMFESVEKTETPAKDVFTEIIKDVDPDVLCLQEFSSTIKGNKKFSEKIKSHNNFDSYYFAPSQQNEYNAYGQVIFSKFPIINSGLIKKNEYGINRIIYVDIVKNEDTVRVYNVHLRSFGLQSEDKEFIQNPKTGDGTEETKTKRVGRKLKWAFEQRSDQAESLFDHIEETKYPKIVMGDFNDTPMSYSVNLIGKDLKNAFQEKGNGWGVTHYELLPILQIDYIFCEKNFTVNNYQVVKKKMSDHYPIYADISLN
- a CDS encoding S41 family peptidase translates to MQKGRKRNIFVAATYAATLLLGLILGQNYSDQQGFNTGGSLVPIGLSDNSYKIQQVVDLISNRYVDSINMDSVQNGAINHIISHLDPYSTFLTPNESQTQTEVLEGTFEGIGMEYFNLNDTLLVVGVITNGPADKGGFKVGDRILKIGKRDIAGHSVSKEEVEKLMRGKRGSTVQMIIERDSAIMPTPLKAVRDQINVSSLDVAYLIKPTIGFIRIRRFSLKTAEEFKNAIIDLKKQGAKSLILDLRDNGGGYFHIAIKMASEFFPDQRLMVYTEGAHEARQDYLSEGKGSYDHGRLVVLVNERTASASEVVSGAVQDWDRGTIIGRRTYGKATVQELFDFSDGSTINLSIARYYTPLGRSIQRKYSPNWSIMNDYVSMYSGLWSLDTTYAHAQAYQTKLGKKLYSGGGIVPDIIIPVDSNEVSLLYKDLVQSSLIEQFVYSRFTKKLPAYSIENFLQGYNLPRTEYNSFIKFLTDRGWNISAGKQRDLHDLIQSDIEALLGRYYFGREAYFKVKNRYDAFIESALAQLGVVNNNS